From Timaviella obliquedivisa GSE-PSE-MK23-08B:
TGCGCCATACCACAGCAACGCCGTGCTACCGATGCCATTAATCAAACCGTTCATTGCTTGCAGCTTAATGCCTAGCTTTTGCCCCCGAAACTGGGTATTCATCTGACGAGTTAAATGATCTTCCCATCGCCATCGTATCTCTCGTTCCGACGCGACCGCTTTAATGGTATTAATACCCGTCATCATTTCTACTAAAACTGAGCTTTGGTCAGTTGTTTCTTTGAAGATCTCTCGCGATATCTGTCGCAGCATTGGGGTTGCCGCCAAGGTGAGCAGCAGGATGGGCGGAATCAGCAGCAGCACCAGCATGGTCAGCCGCCAGTTGTAGTAGAGCATTAGCCCCAAGTAAATAAACCCAGTTAAAAAGTTTAACCAAGCTAAGACAACCTGCTGAATCAAAAATCTTTGAATCTTCTGATTTTCTTGAACGCGAGTCAGAATATCACCGACTCGTCGAGCTTCAAAAAACTTTAGGGGCAAAGAGAGCGTATGGCTAATGAAGCCACTAATTAAAGTCAAATCCAGACGATTTGATAAAAAGCTCAGCAGGTATTGCCTGACCAAAGATAAACCAATGTTTCCAAAAGTAAAGAGTAGTAGTCCTAGAGCAAAAACATTTAAAGTGTTAAGGCTTTTCTCAACCACAACGCGATCGAGAATCACTTGAGTTAGCAAAGGGGTAATTAATCCAAAAACCTGAATCAGCACAGAGAAAAAGATGATTTGTGCAATCAGGGATCGGTAGGAAAATAACGTTCCAAAATAGCGTCCAAATGAGGATTTTTGAGTTTCAGATTCGGATAGTTTCGCCGTAGGTTCTAGCAACAAAGCATAACCTGTCCAATGCTCTTGAAAAACCGCGCGCGTAACGCGACGGCGACCCAGCGCCGGATCTGCCAGGATGACTTGATCCCCTTTGATTTGATAGACAACAACGTAGTGCATTCCTTCCCAGTGGGCAATCCAGGGCTCGGTTTGTTCTGCCATCCGCACTAGATTAGCTCGCACAGGTCGAGCGTGAAAGCCGACATTTTCTGCTGCGTTGGCTAATCCTTTCAGCGAGGTACCCGATCGCCCGACATTGGCTCGCTCTCGTAAAACATGGATGGGAAGAGGATTATCCCAATAAGCACAAAGCATTGCCAAACAAGCGGCACCGCAATCAGAAGAGCTTTGCTGCTCTATCCAGGGGTAGCGCTGTAGAAAGTCGGAGAGATGGCGTTTTAGGGGTTTTGGAAAAGCGATCGCTTCTCGCTCTGATGGGGTGGCTTCTAGCTGAGAAGGAATTTTCTGTTTGTGTAGATAGTGGTGCAATTGAGGCGATCGCGCCACGCTCGGCTTTGTAGAAGGTTTTGATGTAGAAGGCTTTGATACAGGCTGAGACTCCGCATCCCCATCTAACGCCGACAGGTTTAAGGTAGGAATAATGGCATTAGCAGCTTGCCACTGATTAAAAGGTAAGACATAAACTCGTAAGTCGGTTTGGGCAACCCAATGGGGTGGAGTGGCTTCTGGATAGCCCCAATGGGTAGGAATCAGATCTCCAGAACTTAATGAATGGACATCGTCTGCCGCCTCATCTGCCGCCTTGAAAATTTTGCCCTGCCGCAGCCAAAAATGACCTGTATCAGCAGGCGTGGCGTGGGTTAAAGATTCACCCGCAGCTATCTGCTGTTCTGTTAATAGAGATGTAAATTGCTTAAGCTGATGACTCGAACAAGATTCCAGTGAAGTAGCCGTCTTGAAAAAAATTACCCGTTCTCGCTGGAGCGCAGCTTGCTGTAAATGCGATCGCAGCAGTGGATATTTTTCTAACAAAGGTGCGAGTTGATTTGCCGCCAGCCGAGCAATCTGAACGCTTCCCACGGCGATCGCCCGGTAGGGAAAGGGCGTAGGACTCAATAAATGATCTGCCCCAAACCCACTATTTACATCTAATAACATTGCTGTTACTGATCGGGGGTGATGCTCGCCTTGGCAAAGCAAGCGCACCTGACCCTGACAAATCAAATAGAAATCTGAGACGACATTGTTTAAGTCTTCTGGCGAAGGCACCAGAATGTCATCTCCTAAT
This genomic window contains:
- a CDS encoding peptidase domain-containing ABC transporter, which gives rise to MSHNLKVRGLNFTLRPSESLENPSAIAQLLTASQVDASVISQIIQAFEVSYFQLGDDILVPSPEDLNNVVSDFYLICQGQVRLLCQGEHHPRSVTAMLLDVNSGFGADHLLSPTPFPYRAIAVGSVQIARLAANQLAPLLEKYPLLRSHLQQAALQRERVIFFKTATSLESCSSHQLKQFTSLLTEQQIAAGESLTHATPADTGHFWLRQGKIFKAADEAADDVHSLSSGDLIPTHWGYPEATPPHWVAQTDLRVYVLPFNQWQAANAIIPTLNLSALDGDAESQPVSKPSTSKPSTKPSVARSPQLHHYLHKQKIPSQLEATPSEREAIAFPKPLKRHLSDFLQRYPWIEQQSSSDCGAACLAMLCAYWDNPLPIHVLRERANVGRSGTSLKGLANAAENVGFHARPVRANLVRMAEQTEPWIAHWEGMHYVVVYQIKGDQVILADPALGRRRVTRAVFQEHWTGYALLLEPTAKLSESETQKSSFGRYFGTLFSYRSLIAQIIFFSVLIQVFGLITPLLTQVILDRVVVEKSLNTLNVFALGLLLFTFGNIGLSLVRQYLLSFLSNRLDLTLISGFISHTLSLPLKFFEARRVGDILTRVQENQKIQRFLIQQVVLAWLNFLTGFIYLGLMLYYNWRLTMLVLLLIPPILLLTLAATPMLRQISREIFKETTDQSSVLVEMMTGINTIKAVASEREIRWRWEDHLTRQMNTQFRGQKLGIKLQAMNGLINGIGSTALLWYGATLVIQDQLTIGQFVAFNMMMGYVISPIIALANLWDELQDVLISIERLDDVFETAPEATPGQSLLMLPCLRGNVRFENVTFRYSEDEERNTLQNISFEAEAGQMIAIVGRSGSGKTTLVNLLEGLYQPNHGRVLIDGHDIRHVSQQSLRSQFGVVPQECFLFSGTILENITLYRSEYSLEQAVEAAKLAEAHGFIQNMPLGYSTKVGERGVCLSGGQRQRIAIARALLTHPRVLILDEATSALDTESESRFQHNLMQISGKSSRETRTVFVIAHRLSTIRNADNILVIDRGNLVEQGTHTELIASHGLYYHLAQQQLDL